DNA sequence from the Salifodinibacter halophilus genome:
ACTGTGGGCGACCATCGGCGGGCCAACTCCTTGAGCGTGCTGACATCGAGATGGCGATAGTGAAAAAACATTTCCAATTCGGGCATATGGCGCGCCATGAAACGCCGGTCCTGGCAGATGCTATTACCACACATCGGTGAAGTCCGCGGCGGCACATATTGGCGTAAAAACTCTAGCGTCTGCTGCTCTGCGGCGCGGCAGTCGAGGTCGCTGTCGCGCACCCGCTGAGTCAGGCCGGATTGGCCATGCTGCCGTGTGTTCCATTCATCCATGCCCGCGAGCACAGACTCGGGTTGGTGCACGGCCAGGATCGGGCCTTCCGCAACCGTATTCAGCGCCGAATCAGTAATTAGCGTTGCGATTTCGATGATTTGATCGGAAGCCGGGTCGAGGCCCGTCATTTCCAGATCAATCCAGATCAGGTTATCGTCGCTTACCGCCATATCGGAACTCTCTTATTTTTACTTGATAGATGCTGGGCGTACGATGGCATCCAGTGACCAATCAACGTCGAGGATACCGTGGCGCAACTAGCCGAACAGAATTGTGAAGCCTGCAGCACCGACACGCCGCCGATGACCACCGAGGCCATCGAAACCCACGCACAACAACTCGCCGACTATTGGCAGATCGTCGACGACCGCATACTACGCGCCGTATTCGACTTTAAAAATTACTACCATACCCAGGCGTTTGTGAACGCCGTCGCGTGGATTGCGCACTGCGAGCGCCACCATCCCGACATCAGCTTCGGCTACAACCAAGCGACCGTGGATTGGTCGACCCACGCCATCGGCGGGCTATCGGCCAACGACTTCATCTGTGCCGCCAAGGTCGATCGGCTGCGAGCCGACTAACAAAGACGCTGCTAGCGCTGAATCGCGCTACGCCCCGCGAATGCCTGATTAAGCGTACCGGCATCAACGGTTTCGAGATCGCCGCCCACCGGTACGCCCTGCGCGATACGGGTGATCGCCACGCCGGCGCCCGCCGCCAGATCAGCGACATATTCGGATGTAGTTTGTCCCTCAACCGTGGCGCTCGTCGCCATAATCAATTCCGCGACTACGCCGCTACTAATCTGATCGCGCAGCAATTCGAGGCCGAGTTCGTCCGGGCCGACACCATCAATCGGCGATAAGCGCCCACCGAGCACAAAGTAGCGACCATCGAATCCGGTGTTCGTCTCGATCGCGACGACGTCAGCCGGGCTTTCCACCACGCAGACCCGACTTTGATCACGGTTTGCGTTGTCGCAGATCGTGCAGGTCTCGCGCTCGGTCAACATCCGACAGTTATCGCAGTGGCCGACACTGTCCATGGCATCGGTCAACGCCTCGGCCAGTTGACGACCACCGTTTCGATCCTCGGCCAACAGATTGAACGCCATGCGCTGGGCGCTTTTCTGGCCGACGCCGGGCAACGTCCGAAACGCGCCGATCAAGCGCTCGATTTTGGGTGAAAATCCAGCGCCCATCACCCGGCAACAAAACGCTTGCGCTGGCGCACTCGCGGCTGCCGGCGCGCCGACACACTCAAAACGGCAAGTTCATACCGGCCGGCAAATCCATGCCACCGGTCATTTCCGACATTTTTTCTTTGCTCGCAGTCTCGACCTTCTGTACGGCGTCGTTGATCGCCGCCGCGACCAGATCTTGGATGAATTCGGTCGATTCCTCGCGCACGCTGTCATCGATAGTCACATTTTTGACACCGTACTTGCCGTTCATCTGCACCTTGACGAGCCCGGCTCCGGCCTCGCCTAGGATTTCCATTTTCGCCAGTTCTTCCTGGGCTTCCTGCATCTTGCCCTGCATTTCCTGGGCTTGCTGCATCATTTTGCCGAGTTGGCCTTTCATCGCGTTCTCGCTATCGGTTGGCCCGGTCGTCGCGGGCGGGTTGGATGGTTTCCGGACGCACGTTAGCGCCCAGCCGTTCTTTCAACCTATTGACGAACGGGTCTTTTTCAATCGCCTCACGGGCTTTGTCATGCGCTTGTTCGACGGCGCGTTGATTGCGATCGGCCGGTGTATCGTTACCTGTATCGGCGATCCGAATCGACAACTCAGGTGGTTGTGCGTCCGGCCCCAGAAAGGCCGCGAGCGCTTCAACCAAGCCCGATCGCGCCGAACCGTTCAATAGAAAGCGCCGTGACTCGGCGAGTATCAACTCGACGCGTTGATCGTCCAGTCGTTCACAAACAGCGTTGGTACCCAGCTGCGCACTAAGCCCCGAGATATCCAGTTTCGAAACCAGTGTGTGCCAATCATCCGGCAACGCCCGGTTGCGCGTGCCGTCAGTCTCGGAGCTGGAATCCACTGCCCCCGGGTCGTTATCCGGCTGCATATGTGCCGTCTCAACGGGGTTCGGCGGTGCCGCAGCGTCACCTTTATCCGTTTCCGATGGCACGCCAACGCCCGCTATCGATGATTCACCAGCATGCTCGGACACCACGTCGGTGGCGGTGTCGGCAATGGCCTCATTCGCCTTTTGAGAATCCGTGGCGGTCTGTGAAGGAGTCGTAGCCGAACTTGGTGGAACCGATTCGGTTTGTTGCCTTTGCTCTGGCTTACCGCCCACCACGGCCGCGTCGCCCAAATACTGTGAGCCGCCGCTCGCGGCGCCCGGAACAAACGCCAACATCCGCAGGATCGTCATACGCGTGCCGACCAACGGATCGGGCGCGTAGACCAGATCGCGGATACCGGCGATGGCGATGTCGTAGCAAACCTGCACGGTGCCGGCATCCGCGCGCAGCGCGGTTTCTTGCCAGACCTGGTCGGATTCATCAACCGGTGCCCCAACAATCTGAATCGTGGCCAACCGCTGCAAGGCCGTGGCGACGGCATCCAACACATAGCGCGTATCAATGCCGTCGGCATAGAGCGCATCAAGCGCGTTCATCGCGGCCGAGGCGTCGGCATCCACCACCGCACCGACCAGCCGCTCGATCCGATCGCCTGCGACCGTACCGAGCATCTCATGGACGGTCGATTCGTTGAGCTGGCCGACGCCGAACGCCAAGCCCTGGTCCACGAGCGATAGCGCATCACGCATGCTGCCATCGGCCGCGTGCGCAATCTGCTCGAGCGCAGCGTCGTCCACGGTCAGTGCTTCGCGCGTGGCGACATGACGCAACTGATTGACAATCTGCGGTGGCGGCAGACGTTTTAGCGGAAACTGTA
Encoded proteins:
- the orn gene encoding oligoribonuclease; translation: MAVSDDNLIWIDLEMTGLDPASDQIIEIATLITDSALNTVAEGPILAVHQPESVLAGMDEWNTRQHGQSGLTQRVRDSDLDCRAAEQQTLEFLRQYVPPRTSPMCGNSICQDRRFMARHMPELEMFFHYRHLDVSTLKELARRWSPTVLDGLKKNATHLAMDDIRDSIAELAHYRRAMLKV
- a CDS encoding 4a-hydroxytetrahydrobiopterin dehydratase, encoding MTTEAIETHAQQLADYWQIVDDRILRAVFDFKNYYHTQAFVNAVAWIAHCERHHPDISFGYNQATVDWSTHAIGGLSANDFICAAKVDRLRAD
- the recR gene encoding recombination protein RecR yields the protein MGAGFSPKIERLIGAFRTLPGVGQKSAQRMAFNLLAEDRNGGRQLAEALTDAMDSVGHCDNCRMLTERETCTICDNANRDQSRVCVVESPADVVAIETNTGFDGRYFVLGGRLSPIDGVGPDELGLELLRDQISSGVVAELIMATSATVEGQTTSEYVADLAAGAGVAITRIAQGVPVGGDLETVDAGTLNQAFAGRSAIQR
- a CDS encoding YbaB/EbfC family nucleoid-associated protein — protein: MKGQLGKMMQQAQEMQGKMQEAQEELAKMEILGEAGAGLVKVQMNGKYGVKNVTIDDSVREESTEFIQDLVAAAINDAVQKVETASKEKMSEMTGGMDLPAGMNLPF
- the dnaX gene encoding DNA polymerase III subunit gamma/tau; amino-acid sequence: MSFQPLARSWRPRRFEDIVGQAHVVQALSYALDHDQLHHALLFSGTRGVGKTTLARIIAKCLNCEHGVSSRPCPDDDSACTVCREIDAGRFVDLIEIDAASRTGVDDTRALMDNVAYAPTVGRTKVYLIDEVHMLSKHSFNALLKTFEEPPPGVEFVLATTEPEKIPVTILSRCLQFPLKRLPPPQIVNQLRHVATREALTVDDAALEQIAHAADGSMRDALSLVDQGLAFGVGQLNESTVHEMLGTVAGDRIERLVGAVVDADASAAMNALDALYADGIDTRYVLDAVATALQRLATIQIVGAPVDESDQVWQETALRADAGTVQVCYDIAIAGIRDLVYAPDPLVGTRMTILRMLAFVPGAASGGSQYLGDAAVVGGKPEQRQQTESVPPSSATTPSQTATDSQKANEAIADTATDVVSEHAGESSIAGVGVPSETDKGDAAAPPNPVETAHMQPDNDPGAVDSSSETDGTRNRALPDDWHTLVSKLDISGLSAQLGTNAVCERLDDQRVELILAESRRFLLNGSARSGLVEALAAFLGPDAQPPELSIRIADTGNDTPADRNQRAVEQAHDKAREAIEKDPFVNRLKERLGANVRPETIQPARDDRANR